The following proteins are co-located in the Manihot esculenta cultivar AM560-2 chromosome 7, M.esculenta_v8, whole genome shotgun sequence genome:
- the LOC110619458 gene encoding ion channel DMI1 isoform X2: MRKGSEDSPASASGINPSVKKAERPPLLKKSKTSISDGTHFPGPLFPAVRHISASTPSTPLRPPFSDLRVSVGNGDASPAHNSGRSISDSSFSGRDWVYPSFLGPHVAGNRVTVKGRRGSGGNNKVAEEKKGTGSVSSKSVKVKEEKLKIEKEVKTAASQVLATQRSSAAQSDSRSSRRLRHALVFYFEEIINLRTTCSSNGDFGGNSIEVLQHEDYSSFYFQNADSRTIALYTVIFTLIMPFVFYKYLDYLPQIKTLSKRTKNKKEEVPLKKRIAYTVDVFFSVYPYAKLLALLFATIFLIAFGGLALYAVSDGSFSEALWLSWTFVADSGNHADRVGTGPRIVSVSISSGGMLIFAMMLGLVSDAISEKVDSLRKGKSEVIEKNHILILGWSDKLGSLLKQLAIANKSVGGGVVVVLAERDKEEMEMDIAKLEFDFMGTSVICRSGSPLILADLKKVSVSKARAIIVLASDENADQSDARALRVVLSLTGVKEGLKGHVVVEMSDLDNEPLVKLVGGELIETVVAHDVIGRLMIQCALQPGLAQIWEDILGFENAEFYIKRWPQLDGVRFEDVLISFPDAIPCGVKVAADGGKIILNPDDNYVLNEGDEILVIAEDDDTYAPGPLPKVRGGSCPKLIDPPKYPEKILFCGWRRDIDDMIMVLEAFLAPGSELWMFNEVPEKEREKKLTDGGLDISGLENIKLVHREGNAVIRRHLESLPLETFDSILILADESLEDSVVHSDSRSLATLLLIRDIQSKRLPYRDTKSTSLRPSVFSHSSWIREMQQASDKSIIISEILDSRTRNLVSVSRISDYVLSNELVSMALAMVAEDKQINRVLEELFAEEGNEMCIKPAEFYLFDQEELCFYEIMIRGRQRNEIVIGYRLAYTDRAIINPPEKSNPKKWSLDDVFVVISLCE; encoded by the exons ATGAGGAAGGGCAGCGAGGACTCGCCTGCTTCAGCTTCAGGTATCAATCCGAGCGTCAAGAAGGCAGAGAGGCCGCCGCTGCTAAAGAAATCCAAGACATCAATCTCCGATGGCACTCACTTCCCCGGCCCGCTTTTCCCCGCTGTCCGCCACATATCTGCTTCCACCCCTTCCACTCCTCTCCGCCCTCCATTTTCCGATCTCCGTGTCTCCGTTGGCAACGGTGATGCTTCTCCAGCTCATAATAGTGGTAGGAGCATTAGTGATAGTAGCTTCTCTGGTCGGGATTGGGTTTACCCGTCGTTTCTCGGACCTCATGTGGCGGGGAATCGGGTAACGGTGAAAGGTCGGCGTGGTAGTGGTGGTAATAATAAGGTGGCGGAGGAGAAGAAGGGGACTGGAAGTGTCTCGAGTAAGTCGGTGAAAgtgaaagaggagaaactaaAGATAGAGAAGGAAGTGAAAACGGCGGCGAGTCAAGTTTTGGCGACTCAGCGGAGTTCTGCGGCTCAGTCTGATTCTAGGAGCAGTAGAAGATTGAGACATGCTTTGgtcttttatttt GAAGAGATTATTAACCTTCGGACAACATGTAGCAGCAATGGTGATTTTGGTGGTAACAGCATCGAAGTTTTGCAACATGAAGATTATAGCTCATTTTATTTCCAAAATGCTGACAGTAGAACTATTGCTTTGTATACTGTGATATTCACACTCATTATGCCATTTGTATTCTACAAATATCTTGATTACCTTCCACAAATCAAGACTCTGTCAAAAAGAACAAAGAATAAGAAGGAGGAGGTTCCCTTGAAGAAGAGGATTGCATATACAGTGGATGTATTTTTCTCTGTTTATCCTTATGCAAAGCTGCTTGCGCTGCTCTTTGCAACCATATTTCTGATAGCATTCGGCGGCTTGGCATTGTACGCAGTCAGTGATGGTAGCTTTTCTGAAGCCCTTTGGCTGTCGTGGACATTTGTAGCTGACTCAGGAAATCATGCAGATAGGGTTGGCACTGGGCCAAGGATCGTTTCTGTCTCTATAAGTTCCGGAGGCATGCTGATATTTGCTATGATGCTTGGACTTGTCTCAGATGCCATCTCTGAGAAAGTAGATTCACTGCGGAAAGGAAAGAGTGAAGTTATTGAAAAGAACCATATACTAATTCTTGGATGGAGTGACAAATTG GGTTCACTTTTGAAGCAGCTAGCAATAGCGAACAAGAGTGTTGGTGGTGGTGTAGTCGTTGTTCTAGCAGAAAGAGACAAGGAGGAAATGGAGATGGATATAGCTAAACTAGAATTTGACTTCATGGGTACTTCTGTTATATGCAGAAGTGGCAGCCCTCTTATCCTGGCTGACTTAAAGAAA GTTTCAGTTTCCAAGGCACGTGCTATCATTGTATTAGCATCTGATGAAAATGCAGATCAG AGTGATGCACGTGCTTTAAGGGTTGTGCTTAGTCTAACGGGTGTTAAAGAGGGCTTGAAGGGTCATGTTGTTGTAGAGATGAGTGATCTTGACAATGAACCTCTGGTGAAGCTTGTTGGAGGAGAACTCATTGAAACAGTTGTTGCACATGATGTGATTGGACGCTTGATGATCCAATGTGCTTTACAACCAGGCCTTGCACAG ATTTGGGAAGATATATTAGGGTTTGAGAATGCTGAATTTTACATTAAAAGGTGGCCTCAGTTAGATGGTGTGCGTTTTGAAGATGTGCTCATTTCATTCCCTGATGCAATTCCTTGTGGAGTTAAGGTTGCTGCAGACGGTGGGAAGATTATCTTAAACCCAGATGATAACTATGTTCTAAACGAAGGGGATGAGATTCTCGTCATAGCTGAGGATGACGACACTTATGCTCCAGGTCCTCTTCCAAAG GTACGTGGAGGTTCTTGTCCAAAACTAATTGATCCTCCAAAATATCCAGAGAAGATACTGTTCTGTGGCTGGCGTCGTGACATTGATGACATGATAATG GTTCTAGAGGCATTCCTGGCCCCAGGTTCAGAACTCTGGATGTTCAATGAGGTCccagaaaaagaaagagaaaagaaactTACTGATGGTGGGCTTGATATTTCTGGATTAGAAAACATTAAACTTGTCCACCGCGAGGGAAATGCAGTCATCAGACGGCATTTGGAGAGTCTTCCACTAGAGACTTTTGACTCT ATCTTAAttcttgcagatgagtcattgGAGGACTCGGTTGTGCATTCTGACTCACGATCTCTTGCTACCCTTCTTCTTATTCGAGATATACAG TCAAAGCGTCTCCCTTATAGAGATACAAAGTCAACATCTTTACGGCCTTCTGTGTTCTCTCATAGCTCTTGGATCCGCGAAATGCAGCAAGCTTCTGACAAATCAATAATCATTAGTGAAATCCTGGACTCTAGGACTAGAAACCTGGTCTCAGTGTCCAGAATCAGCGACTATGTGCTATCAAATGAACTGGTAAGCATGGCCCTGGCAATGGTGGCAGAAGACAAGCAAATAAATCGTGTTCTAGAGGAACTCTTTGCCGAGGAG GGGAATGAGATGTGTATTAAACCTGCAGAATTCTATCTATTTGACCAGGAAGAGCTTTGTTTTTACGAAATAATGATCAGGGGACGTCAAAGAAATGAAATTGTGATTGGCTATCGTCTTGCATATACAGATCGTGCGATAATTAACCCTCCGGAGAAATCAAATCCAAAAAAGTGGTCCCTTGATGATGTTTTTGTTGTCATCTCCTTATGTGAATGA
- the LOC110619458 gene encoding ion channel POLLUX isoform X3, with translation MRKGSEDSPASASGINPSVKKAERPPLLKKSKTSISDGTHFPGPLFPAVRHISASTPSTPLRPPFSDLRVSVGNGDASPAHNSGRSISDSSFSGRDWVYPSFLGPHVAGNRVTVKGRRGSGGNNKVAEEKKGTGSVSSKSVKVKEEKLKIEKEVKTAASQVLATQRSSAAQSDSRSSRRLRHALVFYFLIFIYISSVSYSLHLQSKVGQLEEEIINLRTTCSSNGDFGGNSIEVLQHEDYSSFYFQNADSRTIALYTVIFTLIMPFVFYKYLDYLPQIKTLSKRTKNKKEEVPLKKRIAYTVDVFFSVYPYAKLLALLFATIFLIAFGGLALYAVSDGSFSEALWLSWTFVADSGNHADRVGTGPRIVSVSISSGGMLIFAMMLGLVSDAISEKVDSLRKGKSEVIEKNHILILGWSDKLGSLLKQLAIANKSVGGGVVVVLAERDKEEMEMDIAKLEFDFMGTSVICRSGSPLILADLKKVSVSKARAIIVLASDENADQSDARALRVVLSLTGVKEGLKGHVVVEMSDLDNEPLVKLVGGELIETVVAHDVIGRLMIQCALQPGLAQIWEDILGFENAEFYIKRWPQLDGVRFEDVLISFPDAIPCGVKVAADGGKIILNPDDNYVLNEGDEILVIAEDDDTYAPGPLPKVRGGSCPKLIDPPKYPEKILFCGWRRDIDDMIMVLEAFLAPGSELWMFNEVPEKEREKKLTDGGLDISGLENIKLVHREGNAVIRRHLESLPLETFDSILILADESLEDSVVHSDSRSLATLLLIRDIQGNEMCIKPAEFYLFDQEELCFYEIMIRGRQRNEIVIGYRLAYTDRAIINPPEKSNPKKWSLDDVFVVISLCE, from the exons ATGAGGAAGGGCAGCGAGGACTCGCCTGCTTCAGCTTCAGGTATCAATCCGAGCGTCAAGAAGGCAGAGAGGCCGCCGCTGCTAAAGAAATCCAAGACATCAATCTCCGATGGCACTCACTTCCCCGGCCCGCTTTTCCCCGCTGTCCGCCACATATCTGCTTCCACCCCTTCCACTCCTCTCCGCCCTCCATTTTCCGATCTCCGTGTCTCCGTTGGCAACGGTGATGCTTCTCCAGCTCATAATAGTGGTAGGAGCATTAGTGATAGTAGCTTCTCTGGTCGGGATTGGGTTTACCCGTCGTTTCTCGGACCTCATGTGGCGGGGAATCGGGTAACGGTGAAAGGTCGGCGTGGTAGTGGTGGTAATAATAAGGTGGCGGAGGAGAAGAAGGGGACTGGAAGTGTCTCGAGTAAGTCGGTGAAAgtgaaagaggagaaactaaAGATAGAGAAGGAAGTGAAAACGGCGGCGAGTCAAGTTTTGGCGACTCAGCGGAGTTCTGCGGCTCAGTCTGATTCTAGGAGCAGTAGAAGATTGAGACATGCTTTGgtcttttatttt CTCATTTTCATTTATATATCATCTGTATCTTATTCACTTCACCTGCAGAGTAAAGTTGGACAGCTAGAG GAAGAGATTATTAACCTTCGGACAACATGTAGCAGCAATGGTGATTTTGGTGGTAACAGCATCGAAGTTTTGCAACATGAAGATTATAGCTCATTTTATTTCCAAAATGCTGACAGTAGAACTATTGCTTTGTATACTGTGATATTCACACTCATTATGCCATTTGTATTCTACAAATATCTTGATTACCTTCCACAAATCAAGACTCTGTCAAAAAGAACAAAGAATAAGAAGGAGGAGGTTCCCTTGAAGAAGAGGATTGCATATACAGTGGATGTATTTTTCTCTGTTTATCCTTATGCAAAGCTGCTTGCGCTGCTCTTTGCAACCATATTTCTGATAGCATTCGGCGGCTTGGCATTGTACGCAGTCAGTGATGGTAGCTTTTCTGAAGCCCTTTGGCTGTCGTGGACATTTGTAGCTGACTCAGGAAATCATGCAGATAGGGTTGGCACTGGGCCAAGGATCGTTTCTGTCTCTATAAGTTCCGGAGGCATGCTGATATTTGCTATGATGCTTGGACTTGTCTCAGATGCCATCTCTGAGAAAGTAGATTCACTGCGGAAAGGAAAGAGTGAAGTTATTGAAAAGAACCATATACTAATTCTTGGATGGAGTGACAAATTG GGTTCACTTTTGAAGCAGCTAGCAATAGCGAACAAGAGTGTTGGTGGTGGTGTAGTCGTTGTTCTAGCAGAAAGAGACAAGGAGGAAATGGAGATGGATATAGCTAAACTAGAATTTGACTTCATGGGTACTTCTGTTATATGCAGAAGTGGCAGCCCTCTTATCCTGGCTGACTTAAAGAAA GTTTCAGTTTCCAAGGCACGTGCTATCATTGTATTAGCATCTGATGAAAATGCAGATCAG AGTGATGCACGTGCTTTAAGGGTTGTGCTTAGTCTAACGGGTGTTAAAGAGGGCTTGAAGGGTCATGTTGTTGTAGAGATGAGTGATCTTGACAATGAACCTCTGGTGAAGCTTGTTGGAGGAGAACTCATTGAAACAGTTGTTGCACATGATGTGATTGGACGCTTGATGATCCAATGTGCTTTACAACCAGGCCTTGCACAG ATTTGGGAAGATATATTAGGGTTTGAGAATGCTGAATTTTACATTAAAAGGTGGCCTCAGTTAGATGGTGTGCGTTTTGAAGATGTGCTCATTTCATTCCCTGATGCAATTCCTTGTGGAGTTAAGGTTGCTGCAGACGGTGGGAAGATTATCTTAAACCCAGATGATAACTATGTTCTAAACGAAGGGGATGAGATTCTCGTCATAGCTGAGGATGACGACACTTATGCTCCAGGTCCTCTTCCAAAG GTACGTGGAGGTTCTTGTCCAAAACTAATTGATCCTCCAAAATATCCAGAGAAGATACTGTTCTGTGGCTGGCGTCGTGACATTGATGACATGATAATG GTTCTAGAGGCATTCCTGGCCCCAGGTTCAGAACTCTGGATGTTCAATGAGGTCccagaaaaagaaagagaaaagaaactTACTGATGGTGGGCTTGATATTTCTGGATTAGAAAACATTAAACTTGTCCACCGCGAGGGAAATGCAGTCATCAGACGGCATTTGGAGAGTCTTCCACTAGAGACTTTTGACTCT ATCTTAAttcttgcagatgagtcattgGAGGACTCGGTTGTGCATTCTGACTCACGATCTCTTGCTACCCTTCTTCTTATTCGAGATATACAG GGGAATGAGATGTGTATTAAACCTGCAGAATTCTATCTATTTGACCAGGAAGAGCTTTGTTTTTACGAAATAATGATCAGGGGACGTCAAAGAAATGAAATTGTGATTGGCTATCGTCTTGCATATACAGATCGTGCGATAATTAACCCTCCGGAGAAATCAAATCCAAAAAAGTGGTCCCTTGATGATGTTTTTGTTGTCATCTCCTTATGTGAATGA
- the LOC110619458 gene encoding ion channel DMI1 isoform X1 — MRKGSEDSPASASGINPSVKKAERPPLLKKSKTSISDGTHFPGPLFPAVRHISASTPSTPLRPPFSDLRVSVGNGDASPAHNSGRSISDSSFSGRDWVYPSFLGPHVAGNRVTVKGRRGSGGNNKVAEEKKGTGSVSSKSVKVKEEKLKIEKEVKTAASQVLATQRSSAAQSDSRSSRRLRHALVFYFLIFIYISSVSYSLHLQSKVGQLEEEIINLRTTCSSNGDFGGNSIEVLQHEDYSSFYFQNADSRTIALYTVIFTLIMPFVFYKYLDYLPQIKTLSKRTKNKKEEVPLKKRIAYTVDVFFSVYPYAKLLALLFATIFLIAFGGLALYAVSDGSFSEALWLSWTFVADSGNHADRVGTGPRIVSVSISSGGMLIFAMMLGLVSDAISEKVDSLRKGKSEVIEKNHILILGWSDKLGSLLKQLAIANKSVGGGVVVVLAERDKEEMEMDIAKLEFDFMGTSVICRSGSPLILADLKKVSVSKARAIIVLASDENADQSDARALRVVLSLTGVKEGLKGHVVVEMSDLDNEPLVKLVGGELIETVVAHDVIGRLMIQCALQPGLAQIWEDILGFENAEFYIKRWPQLDGVRFEDVLISFPDAIPCGVKVAADGGKIILNPDDNYVLNEGDEILVIAEDDDTYAPGPLPKVRGGSCPKLIDPPKYPEKILFCGWRRDIDDMIMVLEAFLAPGSELWMFNEVPEKEREKKLTDGGLDISGLENIKLVHREGNAVIRRHLESLPLETFDSILILADESLEDSVVHSDSRSLATLLLIRDIQSKRLPYRDTKSTSLRPSVFSHSSWIREMQQASDKSIIISEILDSRTRNLVSVSRISDYVLSNELVSMALAMVAEDKQINRVLEELFAEEGNEMCIKPAEFYLFDQEELCFYEIMIRGRQRNEIVIGYRLAYTDRAIINPPEKSNPKKWSLDDVFVVISLCE, encoded by the exons ATGAGGAAGGGCAGCGAGGACTCGCCTGCTTCAGCTTCAGGTATCAATCCGAGCGTCAAGAAGGCAGAGAGGCCGCCGCTGCTAAAGAAATCCAAGACATCAATCTCCGATGGCACTCACTTCCCCGGCCCGCTTTTCCCCGCTGTCCGCCACATATCTGCTTCCACCCCTTCCACTCCTCTCCGCCCTCCATTTTCCGATCTCCGTGTCTCCGTTGGCAACGGTGATGCTTCTCCAGCTCATAATAGTGGTAGGAGCATTAGTGATAGTAGCTTCTCTGGTCGGGATTGGGTTTACCCGTCGTTTCTCGGACCTCATGTGGCGGGGAATCGGGTAACGGTGAAAGGTCGGCGTGGTAGTGGTGGTAATAATAAGGTGGCGGAGGAGAAGAAGGGGACTGGAAGTGTCTCGAGTAAGTCGGTGAAAgtgaaagaggagaaactaaAGATAGAGAAGGAAGTGAAAACGGCGGCGAGTCAAGTTTTGGCGACTCAGCGGAGTTCTGCGGCTCAGTCTGATTCTAGGAGCAGTAGAAGATTGAGACATGCTTTGgtcttttatttt CTCATTTTCATTTATATATCATCTGTATCTTATTCACTTCACCTGCAGAGTAAAGTTGGACAGCTAGAG GAAGAGATTATTAACCTTCGGACAACATGTAGCAGCAATGGTGATTTTGGTGGTAACAGCATCGAAGTTTTGCAACATGAAGATTATAGCTCATTTTATTTCCAAAATGCTGACAGTAGAACTATTGCTTTGTATACTGTGATATTCACACTCATTATGCCATTTGTATTCTACAAATATCTTGATTACCTTCCACAAATCAAGACTCTGTCAAAAAGAACAAAGAATAAGAAGGAGGAGGTTCCCTTGAAGAAGAGGATTGCATATACAGTGGATGTATTTTTCTCTGTTTATCCTTATGCAAAGCTGCTTGCGCTGCTCTTTGCAACCATATTTCTGATAGCATTCGGCGGCTTGGCATTGTACGCAGTCAGTGATGGTAGCTTTTCTGAAGCCCTTTGGCTGTCGTGGACATTTGTAGCTGACTCAGGAAATCATGCAGATAGGGTTGGCACTGGGCCAAGGATCGTTTCTGTCTCTATAAGTTCCGGAGGCATGCTGATATTTGCTATGATGCTTGGACTTGTCTCAGATGCCATCTCTGAGAAAGTAGATTCACTGCGGAAAGGAAAGAGTGAAGTTATTGAAAAGAACCATATACTAATTCTTGGATGGAGTGACAAATTG GGTTCACTTTTGAAGCAGCTAGCAATAGCGAACAAGAGTGTTGGTGGTGGTGTAGTCGTTGTTCTAGCAGAAAGAGACAAGGAGGAAATGGAGATGGATATAGCTAAACTAGAATTTGACTTCATGGGTACTTCTGTTATATGCAGAAGTGGCAGCCCTCTTATCCTGGCTGACTTAAAGAAA GTTTCAGTTTCCAAGGCACGTGCTATCATTGTATTAGCATCTGATGAAAATGCAGATCAG AGTGATGCACGTGCTTTAAGGGTTGTGCTTAGTCTAACGGGTGTTAAAGAGGGCTTGAAGGGTCATGTTGTTGTAGAGATGAGTGATCTTGACAATGAACCTCTGGTGAAGCTTGTTGGAGGAGAACTCATTGAAACAGTTGTTGCACATGATGTGATTGGACGCTTGATGATCCAATGTGCTTTACAACCAGGCCTTGCACAG ATTTGGGAAGATATATTAGGGTTTGAGAATGCTGAATTTTACATTAAAAGGTGGCCTCAGTTAGATGGTGTGCGTTTTGAAGATGTGCTCATTTCATTCCCTGATGCAATTCCTTGTGGAGTTAAGGTTGCTGCAGACGGTGGGAAGATTATCTTAAACCCAGATGATAACTATGTTCTAAACGAAGGGGATGAGATTCTCGTCATAGCTGAGGATGACGACACTTATGCTCCAGGTCCTCTTCCAAAG GTACGTGGAGGTTCTTGTCCAAAACTAATTGATCCTCCAAAATATCCAGAGAAGATACTGTTCTGTGGCTGGCGTCGTGACATTGATGACATGATAATG GTTCTAGAGGCATTCCTGGCCCCAGGTTCAGAACTCTGGATGTTCAATGAGGTCccagaaaaagaaagagaaaagaaactTACTGATGGTGGGCTTGATATTTCTGGATTAGAAAACATTAAACTTGTCCACCGCGAGGGAAATGCAGTCATCAGACGGCATTTGGAGAGTCTTCCACTAGAGACTTTTGACTCT ATCTTAAttcttgcagatgagtcattgGAGGACTCGGTTGTGCATTCTGACTCACGATCTCTTGCTACCCTTCTTCTTATTCGAGATATACAG TCAAAGCGTCTCCCTTATAGAGATACAAAGTCAACATCTTTACGGCCTTCTGTGTTCTCTCATAGCTCTTGGATCCGCGAAATGCAGCAAGCTTCTGACAAATCAATAATCATTAGTGAAATCCTGGACTCTAGGACTAGAAACCTGGTCTCAGTGTCCAGAATCAGCGACTATGTGCTATCAAATGAACTGGTAAGCATGGCCCTGGCAATGGTGGCAGAAGACAAGCAAATAAATCGTGTTCTAGAGGAACTCTTTGCCGAGGAG GGGAATGAGATGTGTATTAAACCTGCAGAATTCTATCTATTTGACCAGGAAGAGCTTTGTTTTTACGAAATAATGATCAGGGGACGTCAAAGAAATGAAATTGTGATTGGCTATCGTCTTGCATATACAGATCGTGCGATAATTAACCCTCCGGAGAAATCAAATCCAAAAAAGTGGTCCCTTGATGATGTTTTTGTTGTCATCTCCTTATGTGAATGA
- the LOC110619458 gene encoding ion channel DMI1 isoform X4, with product MRKGSEDSPASASGINPSVKKAERPPLLKKSKTSISDGTHFPGPLFPAVRHISASTPSTPLRPPFSDLRVSVGNGDASPAHNSGRSISDSSFSGRDWVYPSFLGPHVAGNRVTVKGRRGSGGNNKVAEEKKGTGSVSSKSVKVKEEKLKIEKEVKTAASQVLATQRSSAAQSDSRSSRRLRHALVFYFLIFIYISSVSYSLHLQSKVGQLEEEIINLRTTCSSNGDFGGNSIEVLQHEDYSSFYFQNADSRTIALYTVIFTLIMPFVFYKYLDYLPQIKTLSKRTKNKKEEVPLKKRIAYTVDVFFSVYPYAKLLALLFATIFLIAFGGLALYAVSDGSFSEALWLSWTFVADSGNHADRVGTGPRIVSVSISSGGMLIFAMMLGLVSDAISEKVDSLRKGKSEVIEKNHILILGWSDKLGSLLKQLAIANKSVGGGVVVVLAERDKEEMEMDIAKLEFDFMGTSVICRSGSPLILADLKKVSVSKARAIIVLASDENADQSDARALRVVLSLTGVKEGLKGHVVVEMSDLDNEPLVKLVGGELIETVVAHDVIGRLMIQCALQPGLAQIWEDILGFENAEFYIKRWPQLDGVRFEDVLISFPDAIPCGVKVAADGGKIILNPDDNYVLNEGDEILVIAEDDDTYAPGPLPKVRGGSCPKLIDPPKYPEKILFCGWRRDIDDMIMVLEAFLAPGSELWMFNEVPEKEREKKLTDGGLDISGLENIKLVHREGNAVIRRHLESLPLETFDSMSHWRTRLCILTHDLLLPFFLFEIYRGMRCVLNLQNSIYLTRKSFVFTK from the exons ATGAGGAAGGGCAGCGAGGACTCGCCTGCTTCAGCTTCAGGTATCAATCCGAGCGTCAAGAAGGCAGAGAGGCCGCCGCTGCTAAAGAAATCCAAGACATCAATCTCCGATGGCACTCACTTCCCCGGCCCGCTTTTCCCCGCTGTCCGCCACATATCTGCTTCCACCCCTTCCACTCCTCTCCGCCCTCCATTTTCCGATCTCCGTGTCTCCGTTGGCAACGGTGATGCTTCTCCAGCTCATAATAGTGGTAGGAGCATTAGTGATAGTAGCTTCTCTGGTCGGGATTGGGTTTACCCGTCGTTTCTCGGACCTCATGTGGCGGGGAATCGGGTAACGGTGAAAGGTCGGCGTGGTAGTGGTGGTAATAATAAGGTGGCGGAGGAGAAGAAGGGGACTGGAAGTGTCTCGAGTAAGTCGGTGAAAgtgaaagaggagaaactaaAGATAGAGAAGGAAGTGAAAACGGCGGCGAGTCAAGTTTTGGCGACTCAGCGGAGTTCTGCGGCTCAGTCTGATTCTAGGAGCAGTAGAAGATTGAGACATGCTTTGgtcttttatttt CTCATTTTCATTTATATATCATCTGTATCTTATTCACTTCACCTGCAGAGTAAAGTTGGACAGCTAGAG GAAGAGATTATTAACCTTCGGACAACATGTAGCAGCAATGGTGATTTTGGTGGTAACAGCATCGAAGTTTTGCAACATGAAGATTATAGCTCATTTTATTTCCAAAATGCTGACAGTAGAACTATTGCTTTGTATACTGTGATATTCACACTCATTATGCCATTTGTATTCTACAAATATCTTGATTACCTTCCACAAATCAAGACTCTGTCAAAAAGAACAAAGAATAAGAAGGAGGAGGTTCCCTTGAAGAAGAGGATTGCATATACAGTGGATGTATTTTTCTCTGTTTATCCTTATGCAAAGCTGCTTGCGCTGCTCTTTGCAACCATATTTCTGATAGCATTCGGCGGCTTGGCATTGTACGCAGTCAGTGATGGTAGCTTTTCTGAAGCCCTTTGGCTGTCGTGGACATTTGTAGCTGACTCAGGAAATCATGCAGATAGGGTTGGCACTGGGCCAAGGATCGTTTCTGTCTCTATAAGTTCCGGAGGCATGCTGATATTTGCTATGATGCTTGGACTTGTCTCAGATGCCATCTCTGAGAAAGTAGATTCACTGCGGAAAGGAAAGAGTGAAGTTATTGAAAAGAACCATATACTAATTCTTGGATGGAGTGACAAATTG GGTTCACTTTTGAAGCAGCTAGCAATAGCGAACAAGAGTGTTGGTGGTGGTGTAGTCGTTGTTCTAGCAGAAAGAGACAAGGAGGAAATGGAGATGGATATAGCTAAACTAGAATTTGACTTCATGGGTACTTCTGTTATATGCAGAAGTGGCAGCCCTCTTATCCTGGCTGACTTAAAGAAA GTTTCAGTTTCCAAGGCACGTGCTATCATTGTATTAGCATCTGATGAAAATGCAGATCAG AGTGATGCACGTGCTTTAAGGGTTGTGCTTAGTCTAACGGGTGTTAAAGAGGGCTTGAAGGGTCATGTTGTTGTAGAGATGAGTGATCTTGACAATGAACCTCTGGTGAAGCTTGTTGGAGGAGAACTCATTGAAACAGTTGTTGCACATGATGTGATTGGACGCTTGATGATCCAATGTGCTTTACAACCAGGCCTTGCACAG ATTTGGGAAGATATATTAGGGTTTGAGAATGCTGAATTTTACATTAAAAGGTGGCCTCAGTTAGATGGTGTGCGTTTTGAAGATGTGCTCATTTCATTCCCTGATGCAATTCCTTGTGGAGTTAAGGTTGCTGCAGACGGTGGGAAGATTATCTTAAACCCAGATGATAACTATGTTCTAAACGAAGGGGATGAGATTCTCGTCATAGCTGAGGATGACGACACTTATGCTCCAGGTCCTCTTCCAAAG GTACGTGGAGGTTCTTGTCCAAAACTAATTGATCCTCCAAAATATCCAGAGAAGATACTGTTCTGTGGCTGGCGTCGTGACATTGATGACATGATAATG GTTCTAGAGGCATTCCTGGCCCCAGGTTCAGAACTCTGGATGTTCAATGAGGTCccagaaaaagaaagagaaaagaaactTACTGATGGTGGGCTTGATATTTCTGGATTAGAAAACATTAAACTTGTCCACCGCGAGGGAAATGCAGTCATCAGACGGCATTTGGAGAGTCTTCCACTAGAGACTTTTGACTCT atgagtcattgGAGGACTCGGTTGTGCATTCTGACTCACGATCTCTTGCTACCCTTCTTCTTATTCGAGATATACAG GGGAATGAGATGTGTATTAAACCTGCAGAATTCTATCTATTTGACCAGGAAGAGCTTTGTTTTTACGAAATAA